Proteins encoded together in one Luteimonas fraxinea window:
- a CDS encoding peptide MFS transporter, producing MNPYAAEEQKTILGHPRGLFVLFFAEMWERFSYYGMRALLIFYLVQHWMYSDSEASVIYGAYTALVYIAPVVGGYLADRYLGQRKAVLFGAVLLTFGHFLMAFEGDGGQSAAEINIFWLALAFIIVGSGFLKANISVMVGQLYPRTDIRRDPAYTIFYMGINLGAMLGSLIAGYLGQTYGWAYGFGAAGVGMLLGLVVFVLGKPLLMGRGESRVPERLAAPVLGGLRFEWVLYILGVAAVGLVWFLLQHQKLVGGLLGASGVLLLGFVLWTAVFKLERQDRDRILAALYLIVGSVLFWSLFEQAGASLNLFTDRSVDRIIFGWEVPASMFQSLNSFYIITLAPIFAMIWLWLAKRGFEPSAPAKFALGVVLVGAGFLVLVAGAKSAGAGATPVIFIFLIYLLHTLGELCLSPVGLSAMNRLSPANMASLIMGAWFFASATGNFAAGLISAATGGEGGGVARVMEVYSNVGWLAVGVGVVMLLIAPLIRRLMHLDSLKDDEPSLAGQDGIGEPVAAGTKLDQERRP from the coding sequence ATGAATCCGTACGCCGCCGAGGAACAGAAAACCATCCTCGGCCATCCGCGCGGCCTGTTCGTGCTGTTCTTCGCCGAAATGTGGGAGCGGTTCTCCTACTACGGTATGCGCGCGCTGCTGATCTTCTATCTCGTGCAGCACTGGATGTACTCGGACTCCGAGGCTTCGGTGATCTACGGCGCCTACACCGCGCTGGTGTACATCGCGCCGGTCGTCGGTGGTTATCTCGCCGACCGGTATCTGGGGCAACGCAAGGCCGTGCTGTTCGGCGCCGTGCTGCTGACCTTCGGCCACTTCCTGATGGCGTTCGAAGGTGACGGCGGCCAGTCCGCAGCCGAGATCAACATCTTCTGGCTGGCGCTGGCTTTCATCATCGTGGGCTCGGGCTTCCTGAAGGCCAACATCTCGGTGATGGTCGGTCAGCTGTACCCGCGAACGGATATCCGTCGCGATCCCGCGTACACGATCTTCTACATGGGCATCAACCTGGGCGCGATGCTCGGTTCGCTCATCGCCGGTTACCTCGGCCAGACCTACGGCTGGGCCTACGGCTTCGGCGCAGCAGGCGTTGGCATGCTGCTCGGCCTCGTGGTGTTCGTGCTGGGCAAGCCGCTGTTGATGGGCCGTGGTGAATCGCGCGTGCCCGAACGCCTGGCGGCGCCTGTCCTGGGCGGCCTGCGGTTCGAATGGGTGCTCTACATCCTCGGCGTCGCGGCAGTCGGCCTGGTCTGGTTCCTGCTGCAGCACCAGAAGCTGGTGGGCGGTCTGCTCGGTGCCTCGGGCGTGCTGCTGCTCGGCTTCGTGTTGTGGACCGCGGTGTTCAAGCTGGAACGCCAGGACCGCGACCGCATCCTGGCGGCGCTCTACCTGATCGTCGGCTCCGTGCTGTTCTGGTCGCTGTTCGAGCAGGCGGGCGCATCGCTGAACCTGTTCACCGACCGCTCCGTGGATCGCATCATCTTCGGATGGGAAGTCCCGGCGTCGATGTTCCAGTCGCTGAACTCGTTCTACATCATCACCCTGGCGCCGATCTTCGCGATGATCTGGCTGTGGCTGGCCAAGCGCGGGTTTGAACCGTCGGCACCGGCCAAGTTCGCGCTCGGCGTGGTCCTCGTCGGTGCTGGCTTTCTGGTGCTGGTGGCGGGTGCGAAGTCCGCAGGCGCGGGCGCAACGCCAGTGATCTTCATCTTCCTGATCTATCTGCTGCACACACTGGGCGAGCTGTGCCTGTCGCCCGTCGGCCTGTCGGCGATGAACCGCCTGAGCCCGGCGAACATGGCCAGCCTGATCATGGGTGCATGGTTCTTCGCCTCGGCCACCGGCAATTTCGCGGCGGGTCTGATCTCCGCTGCAACGGGTGGCGAGGGCGGTGGTGTCGCACGTGTCATGGAGGTCTACTCCAACGTCGGCTGGCTGGCCGTGGGCGTGGGCGTGGTCATGCTGCTGATCGCGCCGCTGATCCGTCGCCTGATGCATCTCGATTCGCTCAAGGACGACGAGCCGTCGCTGGCGGGTCAGGATGGAATCGGTGAGCCGGTCGCGGCTGGCACCAAGCTCGACCAGGAGCGCCGCCCGTAA
- a CDS encoding MarR family winged helix-turn-helix transcriptional regulator: MTQTAAPPAALSDPADAHDGYGHHRLDLEQFLPYRLSVLTNRISRGLADIYSERFGISVTEWRVIAVLGRYPGLSANGVAERTAMDKVAVSRAVARLLERALIEREMHDSDRRRSVLELSEAGYAVYDVVVPLALEYQRNVLAPLDEAERATFAAMMAKLEAPLKD, from the coding sequence ATGACCCAAACCGCGGCCCCTCCTGCTGCCCTGTCCGACCCCGCTGACGCCCACGACGGCTACGGGCATCACCGCCTCGATCTCGAGCAGTTCCTGCCCTACCGGCTGAGCGTGCTGACCAACCGCATCAGCCGCGGACTGGCCGACATCTACAGCGAGCGCTTCGGGATCAGCGTGACCGAATGGCGGGTGATCGCGGTGCTGGGGCGCTATCCGGGTCTGTCGGCGAACGGGGTGGCCGAACGCACGGCGATGGACAAGGTGGCGGTGAGCCGCGCGGTCGCGCGTCTGCTCGAGCGCGCGCTGATCGAACGCGAGATGCACGACAGCGATCGCCGCCGCTCGGTGCTGGAACTCAGCGAGGCCGGCTACGCGGTCTACGACGTCGTCGTGCCGCTGGCGCTGGAATACCAGCGCAACGTGCTGGCGCCGCTGGACGAGGCCGAGCGCGCGACCTTCGCCGCGATGATGGCCAAGCTCGAGGCGCCGCTGAAGGATTGA
- the hppD gene encoding 4-hydroxyphenylpyruvate dioxygenase, giving the protein MEVTTFENPMGIDGFEFVEFAAPAGQADFMHTYFRNMGFAAVLKHKTRAITVYRQGGVNFLLNEDPDSFAADFAKAHGPSACGFAIRFKQPSGDVYGKVLGNGGEAIGDRESSKAVDAPVVKGIGDCMLYLVDRYGASGSMYDDYVAIDGADQNPTGFGLTFIDHLTHNLYFGNMQKWSDYYEKLFNFREIRYFDIKGTKTGLKSKAMTAPDGVVRIPLNESNDPKSQINEYLDAYKGEGIQHIACFTDDIYASIEQMREKGIDFLDTPETYFDVIDQRIPNHGEDVARLQRNKILIDADPETKQRKLLQIFTKNAFGPIFFEIIQRKGNEGFGEGNFQALFESIERDQMQRGVL; this is encoded by the coding sequence ATGGAAGTGACCACGTTCGAGAACCCGATGGGCATCGACGGCTTCGAGTTCGTCGAGTTCGCCGCGCCTGCCGGCCAGGCGGATTTCATGCACACCTATTTCCGCAACATGGGCTTCGCCGCGGTGCTCAAGCACAAGACGCGGGCGATCACCGTGTACCGGCAGGGCGGGGTGAATTTCCTGCTCAATGAAGATCCGGATTCCTTCGCGGCCGATTTCGCCAAGGCGCACGGTCCGTCCGCCTGTGGCTTCGCGATCCGCTTCAAGCAGCCGTCAGGCGATGTCTACGGCAAGGTGCTGGGCAACGGTGGCGAGGCGATCGGTGATCGCGAGTCGAGCAAGGCCGTCGACGCGCCTGTGGTCAAGGGCATCGGCGACTGCATGCTGTATCTGGTCGACCGCTACGGCGCGTCGGGTTCGATGTACGACGACTATGTCGCGATCGACGGCGCCGACCAGAACCCGACCGGGTTCGGCCTGACCTTCATCGACCACCTCACGCACAACCTCTACTTCGGCAACATGCAGAAGTGGTCGGACTACTACGAGAAGCTGTTCAACTTCCGCGAGATCCGCTACTTCGACATCAAGGGCACGAAGACCGGCCTGAAGTCGAAGGCGATGACCGCGCCGGACGGCGTGGTGCGCATTCCGCTCAACGAGTCGAATGATCCGAAGTCGCAGATCAACGAATACCTCGACGCCTACAAGGGCGAGGGCATCCAGCACATCGCCTGTTTCACCGACGACATCTATGCGTCGATCGAGCAGATGCGCGAAAAGGGCATCGACTTCCTCGACACGCCGGAAACCTATTTCGACGTCATCGACCAGCGCATCCCGAACCACGGCGAAGACGTCGCGCGTCTGCAGCGCAACAAGATCCTGATCGACGCCGATCCGGAGACCAAGCAGCGCAAGCTGCTGCAGATCTTCACCAAGAACGCGTTCGGCCCGATCTTCTTCGAGATCATCCAGCGCAAGGGCAACGAGGGCTTCGGCGAAGGCAACTTCCAGGCGCTGTTCGAGAGCATCGAACGCGACCAGATGCAGCGCGGCGTGCTCTGA